One genomic segment of Mycolicibacterium gilvum includes these proteins:
- the rnpA gene encoding ribonuclease P protein component: MLPAQYRMTRSTEFGATVSRGTRAAQPDLVLYTLRSDETGAPGPRVGLIVSKAVGNAVVRHRVSRRLRHAARGILERLDSRDRVVIRALPRSRDAGTQRFEQELHTALDRIHARTITARNGAPS, from the coding sequence GTGCTTCCGGCGCAGTACCGGATGACCCGGTCGACCGAGTTCGGTGCCACAGTCAGTCGAGGGACGCGGGCGGCCCAGCCCGACCTCGTGTTGTACACGCTTCGTTCCGACGAGACCGGTGCGCCCGGACCCAGGGTCGGATTGATCGTCTCCAAAGCCGTCGGCAATGCCGTGGTGCGCCACCGTGTCTCCCGCCGACTTCGTCACGCGGCACGGGGGATTCTGGAACGGCTCGATTCTCGCGATCGTGTGGTGATCCGTGCGCTGCCGCGCAGCCGCGATGCGGGAACACAGCGCTTCGAACAGGAACTGCACACCGCGCTGGATCGGATCCACGCCCGCACCATCACCGCACGAAACGGGGCGCCGTCATGA
- the rpmH gene encoding 50S ribosomal protein L34, translating into MAKGKRTFQPNNRRRAKVHGFRLRMRTRAGRAIVTARRAKGRRSLTA; encoded by the coding sequence GTGGCCAAGGGCAAGCGGACTTTTCAGCCGAACAACCGTCGCCGCGCGAAGGTGCACGGCTTCCGTCTGCGGATGCGTACCCGCGCCGGTCGTGCGATCGTCACGGCTCGTCGCGCAAAGGGCCGTCGTTCACTGACTGCGTGA